The nucleotide window AAAATAgatcgagtttttttttatttattaatctctCTCTCTTCCCAGCTATTTATCCCAaatggtggtggggtcagctttcctaatttgtcttctccacttcgctcttCGCACATCGTTCTCGGTCACCAGGCACTCCTTCATATCTTTCGAAATCACGTTCCGGTCGGTCGAGCCGAGTGACGCCACATATCCACCTTAACATCTTCATTTCGGCAACTTGGATGGTATGTATGTGGTGTGGATAGTGATGGTGTGTTTTTTGGTTACAGCCCATGTTTCACTGCCATACGTGTTTACTGGACGTATGATGGTTTTGTAGACCAAACCTTTGAGCTTGACCGGCATTCTTCTGTCACATGACACACCAGTTACTTCTCGCGATTTTAGCCATGCAGTGGCTATTCGGTGTTCAACGTTGCATTTCAGATTTCCTGAACTGTGCATCATACTACCCCGATATTCGTATTGATCGCATATGGTGACCAACTTGCAACCAAACACCAACTGCCATGGAAATCGGGTTATTATCGCGAGGatctgttatttattattaccggatatttattaataatattattatttatatgactataaaaatattattcgtaAATAAGTAGGAAGGTTTCCTCAAACACAACAGATCTTACACATAATAGCTTCATACTTGCAACGCCATCTATCGCTATCAACCTAAACTAAGACAGAAATAAACAACGTATTATTTGGCAGTTTCAAACTTTTCTTTAATTATCTACGTTTTAGaaattgattttcaaaattaaccTTAAAGTATTATAGTATTAAGTATTAACAGCTACATAAAGCGCCTGCCATTTCGGTGAGAGCAAAAATTCTCAAACCCTCTCCTACTTTACTCTGTTACTCACCTGTGTCATTCCAAGACTGTTCTTGGCACTATATTTAGTCTCCGTGGCACGAACCTACTTAGGTACAACTTCAGGTGGTTTGGCTTCTTACTAAAGCTAAGCCATAACTTAAATTTTAGTCCTAAGTTTGTCGGCCTACGAGTACCTATGTTACTGGTGACTGTGTTCATAAGCTAGTTGGAATAGGACTTtcatctattaaaataaacactgcAAATGAACTAACAAGAATTGTCTTCTACTATATAGCTTAGAAGGCTGAAGCATAGTACCTAGCTAAaagattgaaataataaaatcccTATTTATTATAAGAATGCTTTCCACCGCCTCAGTTACTTTCTATCTTTagttacttacggccagtttcttcatcaaaagttaaagttaaagttatggctaaagtaatgtctaaagtaaaagtaacggttaaattcaatttttctatgaattttgctgtcagtttagccttgaaaaaacgaatttgaccgttacttttactttagatattactttaactttaacttttgatgaagaaactggccgtaaatctTAAACTAGGTTAGTTACGCCTATATAGGTTATATACTATGTTAAATAAACTTTCCACTGCTGTCATTAGCTGATGGGAATAGAGAGAAGTAAACAATATGTAGGTGGCAAAATGTTTGACTTTGAATCAACCAAATGATTTATTCTTTCCCAAGTTGAATTTCGAATTTCCCACTATATTTTCAAGCCAAATTCATTCATTCCGCTAGTACTCCGACCTCATTGATTGCAAACTCCATCGACTATTTGAAAAAGGAACAATAAATACAcccttttttttctttctcgTCCAGAAACGTGCTTCGCGGCTagttttagatttttctttttcaatgtaGACAAATAATAATCAAAGAGTTGTACGATAGAATGAAAATCGGTCTTAATTGCATAATTGGCTGGTTTTATTTGTTCTCAAATGCCAATTGGTTTAATTAGACTGAAAACCTTAATAGAAAATTcgatttctgttttatttttacttttgatcTGGATAATAgggaactaaaaataaaatctagaatTGTTTCTTGCTTCGTTTGAATTTTGTTGGTAATTTGCATCGCATTACAGAAATGGACGTTCCTACAGGATAATGCATGATAATTGTTAACAAAAGTTCCAGTTGCGGCCATTTTTGTTCTGATTCCACGTGAGAATTCCGGGAGTTTCAAACTGGTAACAAACTctcgaaaatatatttaatacaaCTTTATCTGGCCGCTTACATTGAAAAAAATCATTGATGTGTCTACGTTCTTCCTCTTATTCTAATGTGATGAAAATTGTAAacagaagaataaaaaaaacataaagatacgtacttttaatagaaaataggAACAGGTTTTATTCGTCATATTCATCCATAGCAACTACCGGTGCCGGTGAAGACACCACATTGCCATCATCCTCAGTCTTGGGAACATTCTCAGGGGTCGAATTAATCATATCTAACAGATCCACCTTCTGCATCGTGACCCTCACCAGGTCCTTCAATATCTTCCTTATATCATGATCCTGAGCGATCAAGCTTTTAATCTTCTCTTTTGTGAACCCTGACATATCTCTTCTGGTTGGTAACGAACCTGGTAGTTTGCCTGGTGggaatttcattttcttttttctgcGTATTATTTGAGGTTGTACTGCTCCCATTCCTGGTTGGTGAGGCTGCGGCATGGATTGCATTGGCTGCATGGGTTGGTAGCCGTTCATTGGCTCCATCTGCCTGCTGCCGTATGAAGGCTGGTTGCCCCCGCACTCGTTGCCGCAGGTGAGGGCACAACACATCTTGGGGAAGGGGCACTCAGGCTGtctcggaggaggaggagggGGTGGAGGATCGTACCTCAGCTGTACGTGTTCCGTCGTCGTAGTCTCCGGCTTACCCTGACGCTGACAATCCTTATAATACAGCAGGTTCTCTATACTGTCCTCATCTGAGGACGACGCTTTGTATTTCCTTGACTTTGATTTCGATTTTGTAAATACTTGTGGTAGATATAATGCTAGGACTAACTGAAACAAAATGAATGAGGTTTATTTCGGACCCGCATCAGATTGtcgaaaaataattacttatacaACTGAGCCTATACCTTAATTATAACTAGGGCTAAGGACACAGCTATGATTATTCTATGTCCGCAATTAATAAAACAGAGATACTATTATCTCCTACAAATTGAAATGACACTCCACAAAATTTATGaggacattaaaatattaatagtctactcacaatttgaaaaatatccATTTTATTTCGCTGTTCACATTGATACAGGTTCACAGCAACGTTATCGAGACACTGATGACCAAAGGAAACCGATTTCACCGTGTTTTGTAAACATAACTGCCTATTTGTAGGGATCGCCTATTTGTCTTACGTGCCCTGCATACAAGGCTACATAAAAACTCTTAAATACGACCTTTTTGCGACCAAGGTGGACTATTTTGCCTTCGATTCGTCAATACTGGTCGGAATTGGaagatgtttttaatttttgtcaaTTCCTGATTTTGCGTTGGCGTTTGTTTAAATGTGGCGCGATTTCGAAGGTGTTCGGAATTCAAATGAGGCGAAGGTATGGAAATCACTGGTGTTAAATTGGTCTTAAAATAATGTCCAccaccttttttttattttgtttattttttgcgaCCTGTTATTTTTACTGTTCGCTCCATTGAAATGATAACGATTCAACTGTAATAACAGAACAATTTATGTTTCTACAAATTGGCATGTTActtgtaacttttattttgatgGGTAAGTGATCATAACTGGGTTGACGAGCCAGTTTTGATTACCATAAAATATGTTGATTGTATCCCGTATTCTGTAGATTACTCCTTATGTATATAATCTACATAATCTACAGAATAATACATAATCTACAGAATAAAAAAGGACCTATAGTAATTGAAGAAAGTTTATTtcgattttagttttttttttatcatatacaAGCTTTTTCATTCATTAAATCATAGTGCTCATccacaacaacaaaaataactcATCTAATGAAAAACAACATACTTCAACATTACACTTGCATCAAAATAACCGACCCCTTATCACGAAATAAAGCAGAGCTACTCAAAAATATTGACAATCAGTACTCGTTGAAGTACAAATAATTACACTACGACCTTATCTGAGTACAATAAAACGATAGAGCCTTATCGGGTTCATTATTTTGCACTCAAGTGTAAGTAGCTACTCgatgtgtatttattacattgctTTCGTGATATCTGGGTAAAGTTGTTTAGTTATTTGTGGGCATCACCAACCTCTTTATACTCCAGTGACGTAAAAAGAAATACCTATATCCTAAATAAAACCTACGTACCTCTACCATTTGCCGGGGCCgtgggatttttcgaaagagttaccgcggccctggtacatagagAGCTTAAGAAGGAAAATGATGGGTTGTAGTCGGTAAGAGtcagacactccctcacgctgctaacccacagcgggaggaggaACAAAAAGATGattgatatgatatgatatctGATGATTCACTGAAAAGTGGGTTCTAAGTTAGCCAAAAATACGAAGGGAAGAAAAAGCTACAAGAATGAGATTTTTTATTGCACCTTTAGCTAGATGTTTTTATTCTTCTCATCTCACTCAATATATTGTAAGATTTCCTATATGAGTTTTTTCCTTAAATATAGCTACCTATGTAGACCATCTAAACCATGCATTTAATCAGGTAAAAACGTTGTCCCCATAGGTAATCACTGAATTAATCTCAACATATTACATGCAATGTTACTTAATTCATTAAAGCTAAGTTCCTTTTTTGGAATTTCGACATATTCTGAGAAATCTTACTTatgcgaataaaataaaaatccttcTTACTTATCTCTTTACATATTCTGCAAGAGGTTGAATGATTCATTATCTAGAGTTAGTCTAAGACACACTTTGATAGGTATCAGAATACAACCTTCTTAGACGCTCGCGCAACAAAAAATACTGGcaacaaataaactacaaaaaatccacacaagccatataatttcaaaataaaaacaaaacatcacgATGCCAATTCCATCTGATACTTCATTTTCTTCTGTTGTTTTTCCCTCACCTTCTTCTTATACGCTTGCAACTCATCAAGAATGTGCCTATGTATGGCTGTATAGTGTACATTACCAGTAATGCCTTTTGCAGACTTCTCTCTAAGCTCCTGGCAGTAGTTGAACCACCATGGTAAAACTACATACTGGTCTTCAGGCAAAAGGATCATTTCTGAACAGAATTCTTGGTTCGGTATTTTGACGCTGGCCAAGAGGCTCTTGCCTCTTTCCAAGAAGTCTTTAGGAAGAATATATTTGGTCTTCTTTGGTCGTGGCGTTCTTTTAGTAACGGGAATCATTTTACAGTCGGATAAAGTCACGAAAATGACGGCGAGGAGACATAGCcactgaaaagaaaatatatatatatatataaatgtatgtaagGGTATGAATTTGAAAGGAATTGTTAGACATGTTTCATGCTTAAAACTACTAAACAGCCATACAGAATACTagcggcttcgctcgcgtagagttcggttatatcgcgtttccaagagaatacttaaaaagttcgggataaaaactatcttatgttctttcttaaggtcaactctatctctgtaccaatttttttttaatcagttcagtggtttagacgcgaaagcgcaacagacagacagacagagtttcgcatttataatattagtaaggatacaTACCAATATAAATTGACACATCCCACCGAGACGGTCTGTTCTCAATGAATAATATTTCTTACCcaagtttgtaataaaatatcaatttactaTAGGAAACCAAGGAAATTATTAAGAGTTTAATGAACCTAATTAATGATCTGGTAAATTAGAATTTTGCACGTGAATCACGTGCGAGAATGGTATGCATTGGAATGATTTTATTGTTGCACATGTTGTGTTAAAAACGTGAGgactataaaataaagtttatgaaTTTACTACTTTTTTGAAGTTCTAAGGACATCTATAAACAATACCACTATCTTATGATTCAAGACAACTATTTGTCCTTACtgtcgtattagcctatttgaCTTACCTATTAATAAAGCGCTGTTTCCCGAGGGTCCACTATCCTGGATAAAATGCAGAtatcttcaaaaaaaatatcatttaaatcagttaagATGTTTTGCCGTGAATATCAGACAGACAGAGGAAGTTATAATGTTAGTTGCATGGTACACTAATAATTAAGGAACTAATTGAAAGAGCCGCATCACAATACCTGAATTTGTAACTAGGTACTAGGAAAATATCTTCGTAAAGAAAAGTAACTAGACCTTGTATAATCTTGCTACGCAATATAATGTAAGCAAAACTCGTTTTTCTTCACAGCAGATATTGaagaaatttaatataaatagtaCGTGCGTACGAAGCAAGATGGCAGAATATCGTTGCGTTATTGCCGATGCAAAGTTTTCTGTACATTTATGTGTAAAAAGTTCTCATAACACGGGCCTCTATTCGTTTTCGCGCCTATTTTGTGTTGGCACGGgaaaatcgtatttttttactttcaggaTTGAACCTTTATGCTTCCTTGTCCGTTTTAAAAGTAtacaatcatttttttatatatttctctAGAAATTACTAATAACAAAgtgataacaaaaaaatatataaattgaaaTACCTATAGGTAATTGTTATATCCCCATGTATCCAAAACGTTCCAAAatgaatatttgtaaatattaacaaCTACATTATAGACAACAGATGACGGATCACTTTGATAACTTATCAATTTAATATCAAGCCATCCCCCTGTGTGTTTAAAGTTTGCATAATTCCAACACGAGAATCTACTCTAATGTCAGATATATTTGTAAccgttattaattaattagcttCCACCACCAGTAATACACGCATCCCGCGGGAACTTCTCTTCGCTCACTCGGTGAAAAGGTAGCATGTAGCTTTCCTTGATAAATGTTctatctaacagtgaaagaattattggTATTGATCTAGAAGTTCTTTCTCCATAGAGCTCGTTcaagaaaacaaatgaaacaacCTCTTCAGCCTGTTAATATAAGGTAGTATATTAGTTTCAGTTTCCCTAATACAGTTTTACGTTACaaatacttcatcatcatctgcctagccttttcccaactatattggggtcggcttccagtttgcCTTATGATTGTTTACAGGCACTAAAGTGcaaatttaaatatgaatagatCGTGATTATTTTTAGTCTTCCGTATAAGGAGATTGTTTTAGAATGTAGTATTAAACCTCATGCTTCCTTGATTGTTCTTCTTTTTAACATCCTTGTTGGATATACCCTGtgcaaaacaataaatacatgttTATAGTAACCTGACATAATAAGTAAAGGTACAATAAGAAAAATGCGAGCTCAGGACCGAAGCTAGGCCTCTCACTACAGAAATTCCTTAACCTTTTACATTTATAGCCAAGTTGTAGCAGCGGACGTGAAACTATAAGCAAAGTCGCAGAAAGCCCATTCTGAACAATAGTACTCAGTGATATCTTTTTGGAAGAATTCGTTTGTTATATtactacttatataaatataatggttaaatgaatgtattaaaattgaGTACAGTGAGGTACATTTTAatctgacaaaaaatatagaaaagtatttatttgactTTTATCATaaatagctgttttcccgcggtttcacccgcgtcccgtgggaccTCTCAACAGTGAcagcatttttcaaatcagtaaTATAACTTCAGAGCCTTTATTGTACAAACCAGAAAGTTTCCcctttattatattacctacGTATAGGCTATTTCGCGTGCGCAAGGCATCAAAATGGTTCGACAAAGTTATTTGAAGACTACTTAAATCTCTGTCACTACAATTTTGATGTTATACCTACTGGCAGATATTTAAATTGAAGATTCGAattaagttttgaataaattggACATGACCACATCACATTTCGAAATGTTACTTCATGTAGTCCTTCTGCAAATCTTTCTGCGACACAACCGTACTTATAATGCGTCACACAAAAGGCTCAACGTTGTATTATTTGTCTTTGTTTATAGTAATGCAGCCATTATTGTGATGAGAAGTATGCATCGATCCAGAGCAGCGCTCCGACAATTGTTTGTACAttgacatttaaattatttgaagtaCTGGCATTCTTGCTTGAATGAACATTCTCGGAAAAGAAGTGGGTATTTCTAATAAAAACGTAATCCTGTGGGAAATAGCctataattaattagatattagGTAATTTGTGATCGGAAAAAAGAAGTGCTTTTTTGGATGTAGACTTAGCTGCTTACAGTTTGATTGGCGTGATCAAACTTCTATTGAGTCCATGTAGGCCTTTAAAATGTTTACGTCTCTGTAACTGTAGCTCTAATTTCAAAAATCTTTATGGTGTTATGATTTTGATATACACTCTACTGTTGATCTAATTATTAAACAGCTTTTTCCCCATAACTTACCATAGCTGCTTCACACACAAAGAAAtaccaaaaaacaaaacacgatctTTATTTCAAAAACGAATTCTTATTCAT belongs to Helicoverpa zea isolate HzStark_Cry1AcR chromosome 11, ilHelZeax1.1, whole genome shotgun sequence and includes:
- the LOC124634711 gene encoding uncharacterized protein LOC124634711, translated to MDIFQILVLALYLPQVFTKSKSKSRKYKASSSDEDSIENLLYYKDCQRQGKPETTTTEHVQLRYDPPPPPPPPRQPECPFPKMCCALTCGNECGGNQPSYGSRQMEPMNGYQPMQPMQSMPQPHQPGMGAVQPQIIRRKKKMKFPPGKLPGSLPTRRDMSGFTKEKIKSLIAQDHDIRKILKDLVRVTMQKVDLLDMINSTPENVPKTEDDGNVVSSPAPVVAMDEYDE
- the LOC124634546 gene encoding uncharacterized protein LOC124634546 — its product is MCQFILWLCLLAVIFVTLSDCKMIPVTKRTPRPKKTKYILPKDFLERGKSLLASVKIPNQEFCSEMILLPEDQYVVLPWWFNYCQELREKSAKGITGNVHYTAIHRHILDELQAYKKKVREKQQKKMKYQMELAS